A stretch of Desulfobacter hydrogenophilus DNA encodes these proteins:
- a CDS encoding integration host factor subunit alpha, which translates to MALTKTDITEKIADKLNRSPLESKEITEELLKILKSTLASGEDVMISGFGKFQVTEKKVRKGRNPATGKAMMLSARRVVTFKVAGKLKDRINGV; encoded by the coding sequence ATGGCTCTCACAAAAACTGACATAACAGAAAAAATAGCCGACAAGCTAAACCGATCTCCCTTGGAGTCCAAAGAAATAACTGAAGAACTTTTAAAAATTTTAAAATCAACCCTGGCATCCGGAGAAGATGTTATGATTTCTGGATTTGGCAAATTCCAGGTGACCGAGAAAAAGGTCCGGAAGGGGCGAAATCCAGCCACCGGTAAAGCCATGATGCTATCGGCCAGGCGTGTGGTTACTTTTAAGGTGGCCGGTAAGTTGAAAGATCGAATTAATGGTGTATAG
- a CDS encoding tyrosine-type recombinase/integrase, with amino-acid sequence MDKDLIVGSGKKVSVLNALKEIPEELLWKANFNSDNSIETYDKAIHSFLAFIGVSSPEELREIHHGHVIAFKKFLQNEGHSPRTINNRLSAISSLFNHLIDNQVVKINVAQGVRRMPVNSDRVEAKVLTPEEVRKILNAPNTDKLQGRRDKAILSTLFFTGCRVSEVCTLTVKDFYQEQGFYVLDFWVKGGKRNRLAINQELQVAIREYLRIADHEGEKERFLFLPVKPAPGKSDKNRKLNRKTVDYLFKKYARLADVYGVTPHAARATFITQALENNCPIEAVQKTVAHAQIKTTQMYDKRVARYRESASFAVRY; translated from the coding sequence ATGGATAAGGATTTGATTGTCGGATCTGGAAAAAAAGTGTCTGTCCTGAACGCGCTCAAAGAGATCCCTGAAGAATTATTGTGGAAAGCCAATTTTAATTCTGATAATTCCATTGAAACTTACGATAAGGCGATTCATTCTTTTTTGGCGTTCATCGGTGTCTCGTCTCCGGAAGAGCTCAGAGAAATTCACCATGGCCATGTCATCGCGTTTAAGAAATTTTTACAGAACGAGGGTCACAGTCCCCGGACGATCAACAACCGGCTGTCTGCCATTTCATCCCTGTTCAATCACCTGATCGATAATCAGGTCGTTAAAATTAATGTGGCCCAGGGTGTTCGGCGGATGCCGGTGAATTCCGACCGGGTGGAAGCTAAGGTGCTAACGCCGGAGGAGGTCCGAAAGATATTGAATGCGCCGAATACTGATAAATTGCAGGGGCGGAGAGACAAGGCCATTTTGAGCACGTTATTCTTCACCGGCTGCAGGGTATCTGAAGTCTGCACGCTGACGGTCAAAGATTTCTACCAGGAACAAGGTTTTTATGTGCTGGACTTCTGGGTGAAAGGCGGAAAACGCAACCGCCTGGCCATTAATCAAGAGCTGCAGGTTGCCATCAGGGAATATTTGAGGATTGCCGACCATGAAGGTGAAAAGGAGCGCTTTTTGTTTTTGCCGGTAAAGCCTGCACCCGGAAAATCGGATAAAAACAGAAAGCTGAACCGGAAAACCGTTGATTATTTGTTTAAGAAGTATGCCAGGTTGGCAGATGTTTACGGGGTAACACCCCACGCCGCCCGGGCCACCTTTATTACCCAGGCCCTGGAGAACAATTGCCCCATTGAGGCGGTTCAGAAAACGGTTGCCCATGCCCAGATCAAGACCACCCAGATGTATGACAAGCGGGTGGCCCGGTACCGGGAAAGTGCGAGCTTTGCGGTGAGGTATTGA
- a CDS encoding tetratricopeptide repeat protein, translating to MHTTKATDEIKDLFYKTVDTLKENLDHPDTPLFLVPYPQNTFLKNSDIWTAKIREAFSKGYQAAVCQAAAVGQGGIGKTAMAVEYAWKYSGEYPGGVFWLGMESGLTGAVSKFLQVAETKGLLREGWEDLDEKSQINLLLSQLQTFGKKLIILDNLETDQIPKKIFTISDSDLLVTTRNQKLAVPHVNMELPYPDTALDIFLGYAHLEKEKITTHDLSLIQGICKKVEFLPLALEIIGSLSRGYSLEKLAVYLPKELITRERPTCNKECTSILASLNLAGYQFSIPKTKEVLCSAAYFDPDFIDPELLADILKISSKQIYEILSNLTELSILKRTATGYGVHRIVQQAIIFLDDRITWGETVLQYIHGKINELMDKGQYIRGYGLIPHIVHIANMADKDQPEDEFPDNNELSTLGNYLERTGRYVSSETIILTCLKRVEKAKGPDHPSVAATLNNLAGLYESQGKYEEAEPLYQRALKIRETVLGPDHPSVATTLNNLAGLYESQGKYEEAEPLYQRALKITETVLGPDHPSVAATLNNLAGLYHSQGKYEEAEPLYQRALKIRETVLGPDHPSVATTLNNLAGLYESQGKYEEAEPLYQRALKIRETVLGPDHPSVATTLNNLAGLYESQGKYEEAEPLYQRALKIRETVLGPDHPSVATTLNNLAGLYESQGKYEEAEPLCQRALKIKETVLGPDHPSVATTLNNLAELYRSQGKYEEAEPLYQRALKILKAQLGKDHPNTKIVQRNYDKFKREKKI from the coding sequence GTGCATACAACAAAGGCAACGGATGAAATAAAAGACCTTTTCTATAAAACTGTAGATACATTAAAAGAGAATTTAGATCATCCTGATACGCCTTTGTTTCTGGTGCCATACCCACAAAATACTTTTCTTAAAAACAGTGATATTTGGACTGCTAAAATCAGAGAGGCGTTTTCCAAGGGATATCAGGCGGCTGTCTGTCAAGCTGCAGCTGTCGGTCAGGGAGGAATCGGTAAAACTGCTATGGCCGTTGAATATGCCTGGAAGTATAGCGGAGAATACCCTGGTGGCGTGTTTTGGTTGGGCATGGAATCGGGGTTGACAGGAGCAGTATCAAAATTTTTGCAGGTAGCTGAAACAAAAGGCCTTCTCCGTGAAGGCTGGGAGGATCTCGACGAAAAGAGTCAGATCAATCTACTCCTATCACAGCTTCAAACATTTGGTAAAAAGCTTATTATTTTAGACAACCTTGAAACCGATCAGATCCCTAAAAAAATTTTTACTATCAGTGATTCCGATTTGCTTGTAACCACACGGAATCAAAAGTTGGCCGTTCCCCATGTGAATATGGAATTGCCTTATCCAGACACAGCTTTGGACATTTTTTTAGGATACGCTCACTTGGAAAAGGAGAAAATCACTACACATGATTTAAGCCTTATCCAGGGAATTTGTAAAAAAGTGGAATTCCTACCCTTGGCTCTGGAGATTATCGGAAGCCTTTCTCGGGGATATTCATTGGAAAAACTTGCCGTCTATTTGCCCAAAGAGCTGATCACCAGAGAGCGGCCGACCTGCAATAAAGAATGTACAAGCATTCTGGCTTCTTTGAATTTGGCTGGGTATCAATTTTCCATCCCCAAAACAAAAGAAGTACTTTGCTCAGCGGCATACTTTGATCCGGACTTCATTGATCCCGAACTACTGGCGGATATATTGAAAATTTCATCAAAGCAGATTTATGAGATCCTATCCAATTTAACCGAGTTATCTATCCTGAAAAGAACTGCCACAGGGTATGGCGTCCATCGTATAGTCCAGCAAGCAATAATATTCTTGGATGACCGCATCACATGGGGCGAGACGGTTCTCCAATATATCCATGGCAAGATAAATGAATTGATGGATAAAGGTCAGTACATTAGAGGATATGGATTGATTCCTCACATTGTTCACATAGCCAATATGGCCGATAAGGACCAGCCAGAGGATGAATTCCCGGATAATAACGAATTATCTACTTTAGGTAACTATTTAGAGAGGACAGGAAGATACGTTTCAAGTGAAACCATTATTTTAACCTGTTTGAAAAGAGTAGAGAAGGCAAAAGGCCCTGACCATCCCTCTGTCGCAGCCACATTGAACAACCTGGCCGGGCTATATGAGTCCCAGGGTAAATATGAAGAAGCCGAGCCCCTTTATCAAAGGGCTCTGAAGATAAGAGAAACGGTGCTTGGCCCTGACCATCCCTCTGTCGCAACCACATTGAACAACCTGGCCGGGCTATATGAGTCCCAGGGTAAATATGAAGAAGCCGAGCCCCTTTATCAAAGGGCTCTGAAGATAACAGAAACGGTGCTTGGCCCTGACCATCCCTCTGTCGCAGCCACATTGAACAACCTGGCCGGGCTATATCATTCCCAGGGTAAATATGAAGAAGCCGAGCCCCTTTATCAAAGGGCTCTGAAGATAAGAGAAACGGTGCTTGGCCCTGACCATCCCTCTGTCGCAACCACATTGAACAACCTGGCCGGGCTATATGAGTCCCAGGGTAAATATGAAGAAGCCGAGCCCCTTTATCAAAGGGCTCTGAAGATAAGAGAAACGGTGCTTGGCCCTGACCATCCCTCTGTCGCAACCACATTGAACAACCTGGCCGGGCTATATGAGTCCCAGGGTAAATATGAAGAAGCCGAGCCCCTTTATCAAAGGGCTCTGAAGATAAGAGAAACGGTGCTTGGCCCTGACCATCCCTCTGTCGCAACCACATTGAACAACCTGGCCGGGCTATATGAGTCCCAGGGTAAATATGAAGAAGCCGAGCCCCTTTGTCAAAGGGCTCTGAAGATAAAAGAAACGGTGCTTGGCCCTGACCATCCCTCTGTCGCAACCACATTGAACAACCTGGCCGAGCTTTACAGGTCCCAGGGTAAATATGAAGAAGCCGAGCCCCTTTATCAAAGGGCTCTGAAAATATTAAAGGCCCAGCTTGGGAAAGATCATCCAAATACAAAAATTGTGCAGAGGAATTATGATAAATTCAAACGGGAGAAAAAAATTTAG
- a CDS encoding IS91 family transposase, translated as MTWFSDRKSIYSDVDVFKKIFDDHWGNFIKAYPKYDIDQYDNPVQKMLGCRDASNGYSEYICMYCGRDRRRVPFSCKSCFCLSCAKQYVDNFVSQVSGVLHTGVIYRHIVLTLPEQLRPVFFKERFNKYLLSGFMKCGAECLEDVVSTVKRKMLKIGSIVVVQTHGRSGQYNPHLHVIMTSGGVSTEHERWYDLGYFKYEIIHKKWQYHLFAWLKRYFDSLEINQLVNKLWKQYPNGLVANVSKGSVPESCRGLAGYLARYVASPPIAVRRIVNYDGQTVEYWYKDHRTKSKTFEKVHVYTFIGRMVQHIMPKGFQRVRYYGLEATKTYKKWSEVIPRGIKRIGRIVKGAYQIVKRKKYRERYQEISGIDPMRCQYCESEMELMTIWHPKHGVLYDIVSTLEEVKIEQEKVDRGGGYSVWPPAGGIQLSLFTMPS; from the coding sequence ATGACTTGGTTCTCGGATAGAAAATCAATTTATTCAGATGTTGATGTTTTTAAAAAAATCTTCGATGATCATTGGGGAAATTTCATAAAGGCCTATCCGAAATATGACATTGATCAATACGATAACCCGGTTCAGAAAATGCTTGGGTGCAGAGATGCCTCCAACGGTTACAGCGAGTACATCTGCATGTATTGTGGCCGGGACAGAAGGCGAGTACCCTTCAGTTGTAAAAGTTGTTTTTGCCTTTCATGTGCCAAGCAATACGTTGATAATTTTGTCAGCCAAGTAAGTGGGGTGCTGCATACAGGAGTTATTTACAGACACATCGTATTAACGCTGCCAGAGCAGTTAAGGCCAGTATTTTTCAAAGAGCGTTTCAATAAATATTTGCTGTCAGGCTTTATGAAGTGTGGGGCTGAATGTTTAGAAGATGTAGTCAGTACGGTAAAGAGAAAAATGTTGAAAATAGGAAGTATAGTCGTTGTTCAAACCCATGGTCGGTCAGGGCAATATAATCCACATTTACACGTTATAATGACAAGCGGTGGAGTTAGTACTGAACATGAACGCTGGTATGATTTAGGCTATTTTAAGTACGAGATAATCCACAAGAAATGGCAATACCATTTGTTTGCGTGGTTGAAAAGATATTTTGATTCATTGGAAATAAACCAGCTTGTGAATAAACTCTGGAAGCAATATCCCAATGGGCTTGTTGCAAATGTCAGTAAAGGGAGCGTACCAGAATCCTGCCGTGGATTAGCAGGATATTTAGCCAGGTATGTGGCGTCTCCTCCAATAGCAGTACGACGCATAGTCAATTACGATGGTCAAACTGTTGAGTATTGGTATAAGGATCACCGCACCAAGTCGAAAACATTTGAAAAAGTGCATGTTTATACATTTATAGGACGGATGGTTCAGCACATCATGCCGAAAGGTTTTCAAAGAGTACGATATTACGGTTTAGAGGCTACTAAAACGTACAAAAAATGGTCTGAAGTGATTCCGAGAGGGATAAAGCGAATAGGCCGAATAGTCAAAGGTGCGTATCAAATAGTAAAACGGAAAAAATATCGAGAAAGATATCAGGAGATCAGCGGGATAGATCCCATGAGATGTCAATATTGTGAATCTGAAATGGAATTGATGACGATATGGCATCCCAAGCATGGTGTTCTGTATGATATTGTTTCGACTTTAGAGGAAGTGAAAATTGAGCAAGAAAAAGTTGATAGAGGTGGCGGATATTCCGTTTGGCCCCCCGCCGGAGGAATACAACTATCGTTGTTCACAATGCCATCATGA
- a CDS encoding SMODS domain-containing nucleotidyltransferase, giving the protein MTVNSYLISLASGLVLSSDEKASITKSISTLKIRLEAYFGGGITNHFQFGSNNRGTILPRKADSKSDIDYMIIFNTSDGKKTPQTYLNRLKRFAKNKYSTSEISQSSPTIVLSLNHINFELVPAVSDWVYQIQIPSPASDWSNWMSTDPNGTNQALMDKNISENYKIKPLVRLIKYWNATHGHPYNSFSLERYIVNQFFGSCTTQKDYFYFFWSGFEYTYETAQYIKDKVDRAKRYAKQAKEYEYYGMSIAAETEIKKILPEL; this is encoded by the coding sequence ATGACAGTTAATTCATATTTAATAAGCTTGGCAAGTGGCCTGGTGCTATCATCAGATGAAAAAGCAAGTATTACGAAATCTATAAGTACCTTAAAAATAAGGTTAGAAGCTTATTTTGGTGGTGGTATAACGAACCATTTTCAATTCGGGTCTAATAATCGTGGTACAATATTACCAAGAAAAGCGGATAGCAAATCAGATATTGACTATATGATAATTTTTAATACCTCTGACGGCAAAAAAACGCCTCAAACATATCTGAATCGATTAAAACGATTCGCAAAAAATAAGTATTCAACTTCTGAAATTTCTCAATCAAGCCCGACGATTGTCCTTTCCCTGAATCATATAAACTTTGAACTTGTTCCTGCTGTTTCTGATTGGGTATATCAAATTCAAATTCCTTCTCCGGCATCTGATTGGTCAAACTGGATGTCGACAGACCCTAACGGTACTAACCAGGCTCTTATGGATAAAAATATTTCTGAAAACTATAAAATCAAACCGTTAGTACGCTTAATAAAATATTGGAATGCCACACACGGTCATCCGTATAATTCCTTTTCGCTTGAAAGATATATTGTAAATCAATTTTTTGGGTCATGTACTACACAAAAAGATTATTTCTATTTTTTTTGGTCTGGATTTGAATATACCTATGAAACGGCTCAGTACATCAAAGACAAAGTCGATAGAGCTAAAAGATATGCCAAACAAGCAAAGGAATACGAATATTATGGTATGTCAATTGCTGCTGAAACTGAAATCAAAAAAATTTTGCCGGAACTATGA
- a CDS encoding DUF2188 domain-containing protein, translated as MPRKTHHVVPNSESGWDVKKGGGQKSIKHFDKKQDAVDYGRGVSKNQKSEFIIHKKNGAIQNADSHGGDPCPPKDTK; from the coding sequence ATGCCCCGAAAAACACATCATGTGGTTCCGAACTCCGAAAGTGGATGGGATGTCAAAAAAGGTGGTGGACAGAAATCCATCAAGCACTTTGACAAAAAACAGGATGCGGTAGATTATGGCCGTGGGGTCAGTAAGAATCAAAAATCCGAGTTTATTATCCATAAAAAAAATGGTGCTATCCAGAACGCGGATAGTCACGGTGGGGACCCTTGTCCTCCGAAAGATACAAAATAG
- a CDS encoding ankyrin repeat domain-containing protein, translating to MQSNQLLQKMVILLAIVVLVNGCTPIKTIVSKTVKSDGSANPTPLQVTGKPVNRVATITLKILSESMKRKDVAKIQDAIQSGADVNVRDKYGFTPLHMASENGHAEIVGVIKHLGENPHRKIDNKLIYKTIPMKSVSKK from the coding sequence ATGCAATCAAACCAACTGCTACAAAAAATGGTGATTCTTTTAGCTATTGTAGTGCTTGTGAATGGGTGTACTCCCATAAAAACTATCGTAAGCAAAACAGTTAAGAGCGATGGCTCAGCTAACCCAACTCCGCTCCAGGTTACTGGGAAGCCGGTAAATAGGGTGGCAACAATAACGCTGAAGATTCTTTCTGAGTCTATGAAAAGGAAAGATGTAGCTAAAATTCAAGACGCAATACAGTCCGGAGCCGATGTGAATGTAAGAGATAAATACGGCTTTACCCCACTGCATATGGCATCGGAGAATGGTCATGCTGAAATTGTGGGTGTAATTAAACATTTAGGGGAAAATCCCCATAGAAAAATAGATAACAAACTGATATATAAAACAATCCCAATGAAATCAGTTTCCAAAAAATGA
- a CDS encoding tetratricopeptide repeat protein: MRLSFPPKEHWAVWLLIPGTEQWKEWSIPEKLGVIGTYITIFGFIITGASFLNTISPPSQTTVNVSGSNNLTVTGDGNVIHQEIPQKAQDYLLKTLDEKDIALENRDKIIDDWKKRYKEQEKRLENSSSDDRLIAQAKDKLTAGDLDGAEKLLTKSFEKNIKQIEESINSAAESAYELGSVKELKLEYKEAQYYFEQAVKCDPGNSLYLNDLGHILYTLAQHKKAIEYYEKALSSDLKTYGPEHPNVAVRWNNLGLAWQSLGKYKKAIEYFDKSLASNLKTYGPEHPDVASDWNNLGSAWNSLGKYEKAIEYYKKALGSNIKIYGVEHPNVAVNWNNLGSAWNSLGKYDKAIKFYDKSLSSNIKTYGLEHPAVAVDWHNLGLAWQSLGKYEKAIEYYKKSLSSNIKTYGVEHPNVAVDWNNLGSAWNFLGKYKKAIEYFDKSLASNLKTYGPEYPNVAVCWNNLGSAWNFLGKYEKAIEYYEKALASGLKTYGSEHPNVAVNWSNLGSAWNFLGKHKKAIEYYEKALASNIKTYGVEHPNVAVDWNNLGSAWYSLGKYEKAIEYYEKALSSDLKTYGPEHTEVALDWNNLGTAWYSLGKYEKAIEYLEKSLTVFENSLGNDHPDTISVRENLQSIKNSYQKV; this comes from the coding sequence TTGCGTCTCTCATTCCCCCCTAAAGAACATTGGGCAGTGTGGTTGCTGATTCCAGGAACAGAGCAATGGAAAGAATGGAGTATACCCGAAAAACTTGGTGTCATTGGCACCTACATTACGATTTTCGGATTTATAATTACCGGTGCATCTTTTTTGAATACCATTTCACCACCTTCTCAGACCACAGTAAATGTCTCGGGTTCCAACAATCTTACGGTTACCGGGGATGGTAATGTTATCCATCAAGAGATACCTCAAAAAGCCCAGGACTATCTTCTAAAAACACTCGACGAAAAAGACATTGCCCTTGAAAACCGGGATAAAATAATTGACGACTGGAAAAAACGGTACAAGGAACAGGAGAAAAGATTAGAAAATAGTTCCAGTGATGATCGACTTATCGCCCAGGCGAAAGATAAGTTAACAGCAGGAGACTTGGACGGAGCGGAAAAACTCCTGACAAAATCTTTTGAAAAAAACATTAAACAGATTGAGGAGAGCATAAACAGTGCCGCTGAAAGTGCCTATGAACTGGGTTCTGTCAAGGAACTCAAATTAGAATACAAGGAAGCCCAATACTATTTTGAACAAGCGGTTAAATGTGACCCAGGAAACAGCCTTTACTTAAATGATTTGGGACACATTCTATACACATTAGCTCAACATAAAAAAGCGATCGAGTATTACGAGAAGGCCCTGTCATCGGACCTGAAAACCTACGGTCCGGAACATCCGAATGTGGCAGTACGATGGAACAATCTGGGCTTGGCATGGCAATCCTTGGGCAAGTATAAGAAGGCGATCGAGTATTTCGATAAGTCCCTGGCATCGAACCTAAAAACCTACGGGCCGGAACATCCGGATGTGGCTTCAGACTGGAACAACCTGGGCTCGGCATGGAACTCCCTGGGCAAATATGAGAAGGCGATTGAGTATTATAAGAAGGCCCTGGGATCGAACATAAAAATCTACGGGGTAGAGCATCCAAATGTGGCCGTAAATTGGAACAATCTGGGCTCGGCATGGAACTCCCTTGGCAAGTATGATAAGGCGATCAAATTTTACGATAAGTCCCTGTCATCGAACATAAAAACCTACGGACTGGAGCATCCTGCGGTGGCCGTAGACTGGCACAATCTGGGCTTGGCATGGCAATCCTTGGGCAAGTATGAGAAGGCGATTGAATATTACAAGAAGTCCCTGTCATCGAATATAAAAACCTACGGGGTGGAGCATCCAAATGTGGCCGTAGACTGGAACAATCTGGGCTCGGCATGGAACTTCCTGGGCAAGTATAAGAAGGCGATCGAGTATTTCGATAAGTCCCTGGCATCGAACCTAAAAACCTACGGGCCAGAGTATCCAAATGTGGCTGTATGCTGGAACAATCTGGGCTCGGCATGGAACTTCCTGGGCAAGTATGAGAAGGCGATCGAGTATTATGAGAAAGCCCTGGCATCGGGCCTGAAAACCTACGGGTCGGAGCATCCAAATGTGGCCGTAAACTGGAGCAATCTGGGCTCGGCATGGAACTTCCTGGGCAAGCATAAGAAGGCGATCGAGTATTACGAGAAGGCCCTGGCATCGAACATAAAAACCTACGGGGTGGAGCATCCAAATGTGGCCGTAGACTGGAACAATCTGGGCTCGGCATGGTACTCCCTGGGCAAGTATGAGAAGGCGATCGAGTATTACGAGAAGGCCCTATCATCAGACCTGAAAACCTACGGGCCTGAGCATACGGAGGTCGCCCTAGACTGGAACAATCTGGGCACGGCATGGTACTCTCTGGGCAAGTATGAGAAGGCGATCGAGTATTTAGAAAAATCATTAACCGTTTTTGAAAATAGCTTGGGAAATGATCACCCTGATACAATCTCAGTAAGGGAAAACCTTCAATCAATTAAAAACTCATATCAAAAAGTGTGA
- a CDS encoding replication initiation protein yields MIKDIDLEQNTLVCKSNALCRASWSPDSIWESRLVALIATQVREDDEDFKGYWVPVSDIINAAEIKKNGKVYKALDELTDKAMGRVIKIKESWGWNKYTLFSTCKFIKKDNAVILGFHPDLKPHYLALKKHFTKYALAEFLALPSTYSQRVYEILRSWDERDATKLSMEDLHEILCTPPSMRKNFGEFKRRVLDKALKDIEEKTPLRWRYEPIKKGRKVIAVRFFFGKKSRAKAESKAKKASQQKQSKTNNALFLAAVQCAADHPDGCGQLRGTKNCCKICMEKK; encoded by the coding sequence ATTATAAAGGATATCGATTTAGAACAAAACACACTGGTTTGTAAATCAAACGCTCTGTGCCGTGCGTCTTGGTCCCCAGATTCAATCTGGGAAAGCCGCCTGGTTGCCCTCATTGCAACACAAGTCCGGGAAGATGACGAGGATTTTAAAGGATATTGGGTCCCTGTTTCTGACATCATCAATGCCGCTGAAATTAAGAAAAATGGCAAAGTCTACAAGGCCCTCGATGAATTGACGGATAAAGCCATGGGGCGAGTAATTAAAATTAAAGAATCTTGGGGTTGGAATAAATACACACTCTTTTCCACCTGTAAATTTATCAAGAAAGATAACGCGGTGATCCTGGGCTTTCACCCGGATCTCAAGCCGCACTACCTCGCGCTTAAAAAACACTTCACTAAATACGCCCTGGCTGAATTTTTGGCGCTGCCATCTACTTATAGCCAAAGAGTGTATGAAATCCTGCGCTCATGGGACGAACGAGACGCAACAAAACTTAGCATGGAAGACTTGCATGAAATACTTTGCACACCGCCGTCTATGCGTAAAAATTTTGGAGAGTTTAAACGCAGAGTTTTAGACAAGGCCCTTAAAGATATTGAAGAAAAAACCCCGCTCCGTTGGCGTTATGAGCCAATAAAAAAAGGCCGGAAGGTAATAGCTGTGCGCTTTTTCTTCGGCAAAAAATCCAGGGCTAAGGCTGAAAGCAAAGCAAAAAAAGCAAGTCAGCAGAAACAATCAAAGACAAACAACGCCCTATTCCTGGCCGCTGTCCAGTGCGCCGCAGATCACCCGGACGGCTGCGGCCAGCTTCGGGGAACGAAAAACTGTTGTAAAATCTGTATGGAGAAAAAATAA